Below is a genomic region from Anas platyrhynchos isolate ZD024472 breed Pekin duck chromosome 4, IASCAAS_PekinDuck_T2T, whole genome shotgun sequence.
CTTTTGGTGACTGCCTCTCCCTTCACAATTACAACATCATTTTCCATCAGAGCAGGCCATACGTGATAGGCCACCAAAGCAGCTGTGAAATCAGAGTCCAAACTACGATGGTACCTGTAGAAACAGAGTATAAGACATGTCTACATGTAAGTGCCTAAAGATAATACGAGTCTTTGAGTTACCAAGGCAGAATATTAGTACAGCTCATAATCTTTCTTGAAAGTATTTGCATATcacaaaaataagttttctttaAGTGAACttacagaaaaaatgcatttgtaagAGTGACTTAACAGaacatattttctatttatacaGTCACCTCAATAAAACCTTCTCCCACTTCAGCTGGCTGATAGGCTATGATATTCTTGCATATCCCCCACAAAAGTCAAGGTCTGAGGACCACTGACTGAATCTCCTGAGCAGCGTTTTGACAGTCAGTCACCCTATCTTCCTGAAATTTCTTGTGAAAACAAGATCCATATAAAGGACATTACAGAAATGCCCAAGATACTAAGATGTAACTTTATGGCCAAGATTATGTGACATGAGAGGCAATATTATTAGCAAGATCTTCagctactgaaaacaaaatattgacTTTTCCAAAAATGATTTGGAAAGGCTGTAGTAATGCAGCAGATATATTACCCCCTTTACCCCCCAAGTCTACAAAATTGGATGAATAATACATATATGGTTTGGTGaattcaaattcaaaacaaTTACCAGATAAttggtgggggttggcctgttctcccatgtgcctggtgacaggacgagggggaatgggctaaagttgcgccaggggagttttaggttagatgttaggaagaatttctttactgaaagggttgtgaggcactggaacgggctgcccagggaggtggtggagtcaccatccctggaagtctttaaaagacatttagatgtagagcttagggatatggtttagtggggactgttagtgttaggttagaggttggactcgatgatctagaggtctcttccaacctagagattctgtgattctgtgataactgAAACAGAAAGTAGCAATGCATATATACATTAGTAATGTACATAGAATAGTAATTCCTAAGAACAATGTCATAAACAGGCATGAAACTCGGCTGGAGGAAGGTATAAGGTAAAATGGGGGTTGGCCAGCCCTTCTATAGAATGGCATCGCACCTGACTAATGCAGCTATTTCAACTTCCACAAGTTTTGCTTCATATAAGTGTAGGACACATATTATATACATGTAGATATATTTATGCCACATATACATCCATACAGACAGTTAGATACACAtatgtgtgtatgcacacacacacacctcccaCAACAGCACATATAAACATGTACACCCATTTTTTTGAAGGCCATACACATCAAGTAGGTGGCAAAAGTATCCTGAGACAATACTCTAGCATTGCTACCTTCTTAATTCAACAAGTTGCTTTGGGTATCAAATAGCTAACTGCCCAATATTTGGACAGGACCATTAACTAGTTAACAACTTTGTACTCTGTTGAAGGGCTACTTTTACCTTCCCTACTTCTCTCATTGGTTTCTCAAGCTCTTTCCTATATGGGATccattctattttaaattattattagaaACCTCCTCATTTCTGTGGCATCTCTTGCTTTCAGGAGCAGTGTTTTTTGGAGCTATCAATCCCATTAGATTTCTTGAAGGCCTGGGAGTACCCTACAGTTCTGTCAGCTAACAAAGCAGCCAGTCCTAACCCCatggtaaaaaagaaaaactatgtTATTGTTTCTTTAAACAAGAATCATGTTTCTAAAAggcattttcctttttgctcaACTTCAAAACAGAAGAGACAGGAGTGTATTAAGATCCGTACGTcatgcagcagccacagcacatGTTGATGATCAGGCACTTACAGCCAGACCTCAGTAGAAATGACTTTTACCAAATGGGCCAAAATGACAGAGCAAAGATGCAAGCACTTTTATAAACAGAGAAGGCAGACAGAGACTAAGCAGGAAAGGAAATATGATAATTTTCCTCTTAAACGATAAATGAAATAAACTCAAAGAGACAAGTTTATCCAGAAAATTGTTCTGCTATTCATTAAACAAGCTATTAACACTGGTCTACATCCTGGCATTTATATACCATTATAAACCTTAAAGACATACCAAATAGAAAGGAGACCAGGAATATTTGCCCCAAATTAATGTTCATCAATCTTAAATCTTCACATTAATTAGGAAAGAAGTAGATTATACAACCTGGTGGATTTTTTTCCGTCtttgtcttttaaagaaaataaagaattctTACTTGGTCTCACTGAAAAGTTCGCCATCTATGCCAAAGGCAATATCAAGAGGAGGGGTGAGGGTCTGCATTGAAAAAGCCACACGGCAGAGCTCTCGAATCAAACTGCTGATCACAATGAAATCGACTTCTGGTGGGAATGAAATCTTTGGGTTCATGTTCATGGAGCGAATTACttcctgaaaataaacacaattgAAATAATCTGAACTCACTAACATTTTTGTTCATGAGGAAGTGCGGAAACCCCTCCTAAATGTGCCTCTCAGCTTTGACACACTTAAAAATCAGTATAAAAGACACCCAGAAATGTTATCTTAGGCTATTCAAGAAAGCATTAGCATCAGAAAGAATGTGCTGTTGTTTTAGAAGTAGTGTGAGCTACATCATTGACATCAATCTTAAGAAGGAGATACAGTTTTTCAGCACAATGTAAAATTTAAGAAACACTAAAATTTACCTTATATTTACTTGATTAATACAGTTACACTGTATCTTGTCAACAAAATTATTCTGACAGAAACAGACATAGTTAGAGGCAAATAAAACAAGTGATAAGGCCGTGCTGCaatattattttggaaaataaattgctaCAAGACAAAATCCATGCAATACACTTCTCTTCCTACTCCAGACTATGGTTAATTTCTAGTTAGCTCCTCTGAAGTTAGCTCCTGAAATAGAATAACACATCCCTTCCCCACCACGCTAACTTACATTGACACTGGCTTGAACATCGTACAGATCCTCGTGGCGAACAATATAATCCAGGACAGTGTCTTCAAGTGACTCAAGCTCTGTGTGACCTAAAGAAAGAGTCTTTCTTACACGTATTTTGAATTGCCTGTAGGCCATCTTCGCTGTTTGGAAAGACTCCTGGAAATGTACAAAACATCTAGTTTAATCCAGGAGATTGTGAGGTTAGATATTTAGCAACAATCTGAAACAATGAGTTTAGACCAATATCATAGCTTTAAGGAGGAAGATAAAACACTGCTGTAGAAGTGAAAGTTAAAAAATAGTCCTCCATTTAGGAGGACTTCTGTTTAAACCAAGTGtgagttatttttctgaagacaggGGTAAGAAGCTTCCCACCTAAGCTATTTCTATAAAGGACTCcctcacatacacacacagaatcaTTGGAATTACATTTGGAGACGTCAAGAACAGAatttaatatttgcattttatgtGCCACAGCCAAACATGTCAGACAGTACCTCTCATCTGTTGGGAATAAACATTGGTTCAGAGGGTGTAAAGTGACTGgaagatgtggaaaaaaaatgcactaagTTAAACATGCTTGGGATCATATACATTAAAAGGGTCACTGCCTCTCTGATACACTGATTTTATAGACAAGAAAATTTGCAAACAAATTTATTCAGGCTGAGTTTGTAGTAAGTGTGAGGGATATAAGTAATTTCAAGGAAcccagcaaaacagaaaaacacatagCTGCAGGTAAGAGGAGAGCATGATATGGAAGtctttccaaaaatattaatttaaaagcagCAGTGCTTTTTAGTGCAGGAACCATCTACTTTTGAAAGCCATTCAGAGTCTTCCTATGTCTTAATCTAATCTAGTCACAGTATTTTACAAAACTCTTCTGTGAAACAAGAAACAATTTTGCCCCTACCACAGCTGCAGTGTATATTATCCTCTGCACCATCTCTTTGTCGGTGATGTATGTCCTCAGAAGGGTCTCTGCATCCAGGCGTTCATTAGCATAGATGTCACCGAAGCGAGCCACCAGGCAGGCGTGACGGGAAGCATTTGTCCGCCTGGCTCGGCCAGGTGAGCAGCTCCTCAGGGGGAGCGGGCTGGGTGACCTGCTGCGTCTTGGGGAAGGAGAGCGGCTCCGCACAAGTCTAGGAGAGGTGTGTAAAGAGAGAGGTGGGTAAGACAAGATAGAGACGTAAAGCTGCAGATTATTAGCTTAGCATGAAGGAACTTGTGTCAGTACATCTTATAGGATACATCTGGAATGATAAAATTCAACTGACTCCAAAACTGTATGTAGCCGTGCACTGTGTTCTGCAGAAACACACTTTTAACTATTAAAACTTGAGAGGTTTGTTTGTCTTCCAGTACCACTGAAGAGCTGTAAAGTCCAAGAAATgagaatataataataatttctgccCCATAAGGGTACAGTATGCACAGAGGACTTATAAACAAAAACTAGCCGCCTGTTCCTGTACAGTTGCTCTGTCTATTTTGTAAAGCTGCTTTCTTTGCTGTAAGCTCAACATTACTgttcaaatttaaaatactgGGCACTAGGATAAATCAGTTGAAGTGTTTACAATCCTTTACAACAAAGTACAGAAGTTTAACTTTTCTTCATGCTTCAATTTAAAATGAGGAGAGAATTCATGCTGCCTAACTTGAACAATTTCTCCAATCCAGTTACTTCTCCGAATAAGGCCCTACCTGCTCTGGAGAACAGACTTTTTGGCATCCAGGATAGAAATCTCATCCCGCAGCATCTGAATCTGCTGCTCATAATCATTCCAAGGATCTAACCTCCTCAGAGAGTCCTCCTCTCGGACACGGGAATCCTTCAGACTTAACCACATGGAATAAAGTTAGTCACAAGATGTCCTTCTACCAATGCAAACCAGCTATCAATTAATCCTTAACaaataagaagagaaaaacaggagaaGTATTGACCAAGCCAGACTCCTTATGCTGAAATACTGTGAAATTAAGTGTTAAAAACTCCAAAGCATACTCATAACTACACTTTAAAGAGTAAAGGTGCACTGTAGCAAGAGGCTGGATACACCAAATTGTGTTACAGGAAAGATCACTAACTTCTGGTGTCCATGCACTAGCCCATATGATCAGGCCTGAGAAAGACTTGTTTGTTTCTCATATTTAACATCGTTGAGAGTCAGAAATGTAGGACAGAAAACTGAGCTGACTTGGTTTTACCTCAGGTCCTCAGGTTCTTTTCCTTGATAGAATATCCAGTCAGAGGATGTCAGTAATTGTGTTCTTCACCAATATCAGAAGCTAATGATTCCTCTCTTGTTCCTCCCcatataaaaaatgtttctcaaacATCTGCAGAGAACCAGCTAAGCAAGTTTATTTTCTATCATTTACTTAATGTTAGGAACAGGTTCCAcaggaaggccacaaagatgatcagagggctggagcacctctcctacaaaaaaaggctgagagagctggggctgttcagcctgaagaaaagaagatttCAGGAAGAGCTCATTGccgcttttcagtacttaaaatgggacttataaaaagatggagagcaacatTTTACTCAACCAGATGATGAAAGAATAACaataaatggttttaaactaaaagagtttAGATTAGATTTAAGAGTTTAGTTTAAACTAGGAGATTTAGAtcagaggttaggaggaaattcttcactcagagggtggtgaggccctggcacaggttgcccagaggagctgtggatgtcccatccctggcagggttcaaggtcaggctggacGAGGCCCTGGGctacctgatctagtgggtggcatccctgcccatggcagggggttggaaccagaggatctttaaggccccttccaccctgagccattctgtgattccacaATTCCATGCAGTCTGCATTAAGACCCATTCATGGAAACTGCGAGGGGCTTTGTTCTcagctgattgctttaatctggAAGACAGTAGTCAGGTTACATCCAAGAATCAAGGAGTTATATGAGCTACTTTTCAACCAACAAATCAAAAAAGGCCATTTTATGGAAATACAAGTTTATGCCCCATGTATCCACTCAAAAAAACTAAAGTCTGAAGCAATGGCTTTCCTGGCAGAGGTTCCACAGATGAAATCTGACAATTAGCATTATTCTAGAAGCAATTATAGATGAAAAAGTGATATTCAACTTCATATAGAAGTTGAGACTATAATGACCTGaaggatttttctttgttcatctttactGGGATTAGCTCATCCCCTTAATTGCCCTAAAATGAAGGAAACTCATAGGCAGTTATACCTTCCTAAAGGGAAAGATCCAAGCCAGGTCTCCTTCATTCTGAAGTGCATTAACATTATTTAACTACAAGGCTTCAAGCATTTTTTATAAACAagtatttcttttcttgaagTGTCAATTATCACAAGAATTCACATGCTGTTGGAAGAATTTCTACTAACTTCATGTTGTTTTCTGATACtataaccaaaaataaaaaaatcgaGGCTACATTTCATGAGCGTGAAGAATTATTACTGCTTCCAGAAGTTCCTATAGATCAAgccacaaaagaaaattaaagattaCTGTATTGAAGTGAAAAGGTAGGTCCCCCACATGCACTATTACTGATCCAGATTAACTCCCCAGATGTGACCAAAACACTTAGAAactcaaaaaacatttttaaaacagagacAGTAACAGTACTAATATCCATGTCTATTTCTGTGCAGAGAGGCAAAAGGATTTGGAAAGCacaatctgaaagaaaaaacctTTTAAAGAACCTTATCTTAAGATGGACAAAAGACATTTCATTCTCTCTAACACATGTGCTGCTTCCAAGAGCATCATAGACAGAAACCTTTGTTTGCAACTTGCTGCATTCAGAACCTGGATCTCTCCTATTAATTTCATCTACAAGACTCAAATACTTGATAGCTGCTCATTTCAAAGTAACCTTTTCTCTAGCCTAGAGAGAAAAGGGTACAAGTTCAGCAAGAAtaagggttcttctcacatttattaatttatgttAATTCTTCCTataatgcaaaggaaaaaaaaaaaaaaaacaagaaaaaaaaaaacatgtccaGAAGCTAGACCTGTTTTTCCTCTGTAGCTTAGGACAgtgtaaaataaacagaattcaCTCAGGTAGATGACAGACTACCACTGCATGCTGACGTCTGTCACAAATACtctaaaattaagatttttcttatgCTGCTCTTAGCTGAataatttcagtcttctgctgcTGTAAGAGTAGTGGCTGATTTGGTCTTTGTCTTCAAGAGCCAACTGGGTTTGTGCCAGGCTGCAAGAAACATTAATAACCTTCATGGTAAGGGCAGAGATTCCACCAGAGAATTTAATGTGACAAATCAACTATGTCAGCAGACCAAGTCTGTATCAATGTAACATACAAAAACCATCACAGTGGGCTTTGTGCAGGCTGTCAGCACACAAGCAGTGTGTAAGGGTCATATTTGACTAAGCaataacagaattattttgctacaactgtttatttttcattaaggCTCTATTCCAGTTGCTCCATCTATTTCAACAATTTATAGCACTCAGAATGACTTCACTGTTCATAAACGGGGTACTGAGAGATTTCTTTCACAGTCAAGAATCAAAATGTCTGCATTTATACACGATGAGGCATAACAAATACTAACATGAAAGCAGGAGATATCTGCAAGATTAGGATACAGAATGAAGTATTCTTTCTATTGAATCTCTTTCCTCAAATCCAGCTTGTGCAGCTTGCAGTCTTGAGAACCTGATATTCTTGGAACCATTTAATAAATACGTTATTTTATATCACTTTTTGTATCACAAAGGCCTGTGAGCATTCATTGTTCTTGTGCTAGCAGAATGCATGAGAACATGTCTGTCACATGGAGCCAcctctgaaatgtccttggaGGTGGCACTAACTGGACCAATTTGTTTCTGAAGCAGATGAATCACTCTGAGACTACAGTGCTCCACCAAGTGTTTCATGCAACTGGATGACAACTGTTCAGTCCTAGTGACTTACATAAAAGCTCATTCTTCCTCCATCTTAGTTTTGatcttattaaatatttacatgcaATTACATACCGTAACTAATTATGGCATGGTCCTTCAATAATGGTTGCACTATACCTACTCAATTGAGTTTTATCAATGTTTGCTCAGCATACAACAGTTTGTCAACTATAATCCAATTGGGACAATCAGTCCTTTTGTCTGGACCACTGTTCTGTTTCCCAACTCTTCTGCCAGAAGCAAAACCTACCGAGTCAATTGATGAAAGCAAGTCTGATTTTATCATCTGTACCCTACTTTGGGCAAACACAGACAACCCAGAGCCTAGACATATTTTGAAGCACCGATTTTAAGcctgaaagaaaacactgtaCAAGTCTCTATCAGTATTTAGAtgtcaagagaaaaaatattgaaaagaaaaaaagaattgcagTTAATTTCCCTACTCTTGTTGCACATGGTCGAGCTCTAGGCGCGTTGAAGTGAGTTCTTCCTGAAGTTCTTGCAGCTGAAAAGTCTGACTGGTGGCCAGTTGTCTCAGCTGCCTCTCTTTCTCAACTGAATcctgaaatgaaacacaaaatggCACTGCTTGACCATTCTACGTTACAGAATCCTTCAACAACGTAGTGTAGCATTATTAGCATACACCTTTCTAAACATTTCTGTAAGGATCATTTCAAAGgtaattgaaaacaaaagcagtaacTCCAAGGTGCACAAAACAAAGACTTAATTGTATTAGGAAAAATATTCACTTTGCTTACACCTCATAATAGAGACCACAGAAGGTCTGCATATGCATATTTACTACCTGTGTACATATCATCTGGACATAGTGTTCTTGCacacataacatttttttcttgataaagTGTTCTGACAGACCATACCATCAACTCAAGTGAAGTTTTGGGGCATTCCTGTACACAGGATAACAGAAAACGTTACTAGAACAAATCAGGCAGCCACTGTACTTCAAGAAGCACATTGCTGTACATGCAGCCATGCCTTTAACACCCTACAGATTTGACTCATACTACCAGATTCAAATAGGCAGCTGTGCAGCAggcttttctttgtattttgaacGTCATGTCCAATGACAAACCCATAACAGGTACGTAGTCATTTAATAACACcataattttacattttgctttttgtcaGACCCCTACTCCTGCAGCACACTAGAATATGCGGGATCCACTAAGGGATATTActtttcatttgtctttatCTTACTTGTGAAAGACTTTGATAGAAGAGGTCTAAAAATGAGAAGTTGGAGAGCATGGTAACATCACTGCCAGATCCCAAGATCTTCAACATTTTCCCCTTGTCTACATCAGCCTAcactcttattttctttcaaagcacacaagcatggagcagcagcagatctgtcTTCTCCTCCAAAGTGCTAGTAATATGACCCTTTTAGTAAATACTAAGTACATACCAACTCCAGATCTCAAGTCAGGCATGTGGTGGTATCATGATGGATATGagcactttctttttcccttctagAGATTATTATAATGCTTGGatactcagaaaatatttttctaaaataataataataataataataggagCTCACAGATGAAAGCATGGGGTTTTATACACACCTGCAGCTTACATCTGGATTTTCACATACTGTTAAGTTTTTACCAACAGAtatatggtggaccaagggaaaccagctgatgtgatttttttggacttcagcaaggcttttgacacggtttcccataggatcctactggacaaaatgtccaccatacagctaaataaaaacatcatacgatgggtgagcaattggctaacgggcagggcccaaagggttatggtgaatggggctgcgtcaggctggcgggcagtcaccagtggggtccctcaaggctccattttatggccggtacttttcaatatttttataaacgatctggatgtaggaatagaaggtattttgagcaagtttgctgatgacaccaaacttggaggagttgtggactctgttgaggctggaaaggccttgcagagggatctggataggttggagagctgggcgatcaccaaccgcatgaagttcaataagaacaagtgccgggtcctgcacctgggacggggaaaccctggctgcacgtacaggctgggcgatgagacgctggagggcagcctagaagagagggatctgggggtcgtggtagacagcaagttgaatatgagccagcagtgtgccctggcagccaggagggccaaccgtgtcctggggtgcatcaagcacggcatcgctagtaggtcgagggaggtgattgtcccgctctactctgcgctggtgcggcctcacctcgagtactgtgtgcagttctgggcaccacagtataaaaaggacatgaaactgttggagagtgtccagaggagggctacgaagatggtgaaaggcctgtaggggaagacgtacaaggaacagctgagggcactgggcctgttcagcctggagaagaggaggctgaggggagacctcatcgcagtctacaacttcctcgtaagggggtgtcgagaggcaggagaccttttctccattaacaccagtgacaggacccgcgggaatggggttaagctgaggcaggggaaatttaggcttgacatcaggaggaagttcttcacagagagagtggttgcacactggaacaggctccccagggaagtggtcactgcaccgagcctgtctgaatttaagaagagattggactgtgcacttagtcacatggtctgaacttttgggtagacctgtgcggtgtcaagagttggacttgatgatccttaagggtcccttccaactcaggatattctatgattctatgaatggtGTAAATGCTACTATAACATCTTTGCAAGTGTAAGCGTAGCCAAATTCTTTGCCTAGAAAAGGAAAGCTGTACAAAAACATTACTTCTCTTACCACGAAGATTCATCCATATTGCCATTCATTATTATGAAACAGCACGAGCTCTGGAGGGCCAGAAGTAACCATAATGACCTCTTTGATTTCCCATTCAAAGGAGATGTAAGATGAGACAGAACAACAACATAGCTGTCACCATGAGCAACCAATAACATATTTCATTAAGCAAAATCAGGGAGGGATGCTATTGTTAACAGAAAGTGATTAGTGCTCTCCTGCAGGCATAAATTTACACCATTCTATtcccttaaaataaatttcctgCATACCTGAATGAAAGAGAGGCCGCTTTCAAAGAGCCCTCCTGAAgcagcacaggaaaaacaagTTCCTAGCCATGGCAGAAGACGAGTTTTTATTGTTTCTACACCTGCATAGTGCCCACCTAAGAAAATACAAGCATTAAGAAATTGTGAGAACACCTACAGAGGaagacagaactgaaaaagATGACACATGAAATGTGTTAGTACAGAAAAGGCACTGATTTACCTTCTCGAGACGTTTCATTGAGGATTGTGAAGAGCTGCCCTTGAATCACAGAGTTCATTTCTATTATTTCACAGCATCGGTTCAGATTCTGATCACAGGTATTAATCTGTAAATTAATGCATATTAATATATCTGCATGGGGTATCCTGCATAGAATGATTCCAGTTATGATCACAGTATTAAAGGgttgttttggggggttttgtttgttgctttttggttttgtttcctatAATTATATCTTCTCATCCTTTTCTTACTGCATCATCTAGAAAACCCATCTTCAAAAGTGTCACGTTGTTAATAGGCACACAGAGAAGACATCAAAACTCCTAACACCCTGTTAATTCACCACTGGGGAAAACGTATTCCTTTCCCCAGTCATAAAGAAGATGCAACCACAAATAAATCTAAAAGAAAGATCATAAAGATGGGTTAAAATCTTTCAACACAGAATTTAGCATAACAAGATAGATTATTAGATGAATAAAACATCAGTCCAAACTATGACTTTGTGTATTAGCTGAAAGAACACAGATAAAGCTGTTATCTTGCTTTATCAACAGCCATGAGGCCTCCACGCaattttgcttgatttttaagAGTTatcaagtgaaataaaaaagaatcgAGAATGGGCAAACCCCAGCATTAAGCCAAGGAAACAACAGAACAGTAAAGTTGCACCACTTTCAGCAAATACAATTCTAAAAGAGAGTGATGGAGTCCAGGAAGCTACTGCACCTgccagggaaaaaacaaaaacaaacacacacacacactttgtaCCCACCACCTTGACCTTTATCCATAGCCTGGGTATCACCTTCAACTTGGATCACTCACCACATGGTTCCATATGCTTTTTAGGAGCTTTGAAAATAGGCACAGTTCTTGCCCATGCCCCAGTCACCCCGCACTGTGATGGCTGTGGCGTGCTTTCCTCTGTCCTCCAGGAGCAGTCTCGCCCTGCTAACATCCACCAGAGCACTACCGCAAATTGCATTTTTCCAGCTCATTACACTGACATGACACCCACAGTGCTCCCATCTGCCAGCTCCTCTCACCACAGCAGACTCAAGCTGCTCCTCTTTGCTTCCCATGACCTCGGGGACTACCCTCACCTACCTTCCTTTACCATGGGGAGCTCAGCTCCTGCTACTATCAGCCACCCCATCCTTTTGCAAGACTAATGCAAGTGCTTCTGTTGTCCCTCCTCCAGTGCCCTGCACTCTGTGGTGTCTTTACCAGCTACCTTCAGACTCCTCCTCAGTCCTGTCCTTTGCCATGCACCCTGCAGAAAGGCTGCCGGGCACTGTAACACCTACATGTGAGGAGCTGACTTGagaaggctgcagctctgctcagtgCCCTCATTCACCGACTGCAGCAGGGCCAGTGCTCTGAGGCATCAGAGACATGGGGATGTAGGAGTGAGGATCCTGTCCCGACTGCTTTTGCTGAGAGAATTTAGGATTTTCAAATCTCAGTTCCCTTTCTCACCTCACCTTCCCCTAAATTtaaactcttttctcctgtttccATTGTGGCACCTCCTCGGTCCCCTGTTCTCTTACCCTGTAACCCTGTTCAGCCTGTCAcgcctgcctgcagctgccttcCTCCCTGTCCCTGAAATCTCAGAGTCAGGGAGTTgtgaaggttggaaaagccctccaagatcacctg
It encodes:
- the SPATA18 gene encoding mitochondria-eating protein isoform X1, whose amino-acid sequence is MADSLRRLVSAESCRLLQEKLENWYRDYEINTCDQNLNRCCEIIEMNSVIQGQLFTILNETSREGGHYAGVETIKTRLLPWLGTCFSCAASGGLFESGLSFIQDSVEKERQLRQLATSQTFQLQELQEELTSTRLELDHVQQDLKDSRVREEDSLRRLDPWNDYEQQIQMLRDEISILDAKKSVLQSRLVRSRSPSPRRSRSPSPLPLRSCSPGRARRTNASRHACLVARFGDIYANERLDAETLLRTYITDKEMVQRIIYTAAVESFQTAKMAYRQFKIRVRKTLSLGHTELESLEDTVLDYIVRHEDLYDVQASVNEVIRSMNMNPKISFPPEVDFIVISSLIRELCRVAFSMQTLTPPLDIAFGIDGELFSETKYHRSLDSDFTAALVAYHVWPALMENDVVIVKGEAVTKRGALWSRRSRSRSRSRSRSVSPLLSHLSRSRSPSPLRSGSPSTWAY